ATCACCTGACGGGCGTCATCGGTGTCGAAACCGCCGCGCTGGAAGTCTGCGGAATTGAGCTTCACCGCCACGCAAAACTGCGGCGAAACAGCCTGACGTACAGCCTCGATCACCGACAGCAGCAGGCGTGCACGGTTTTCCAGCGAACCGCCCCAACGGTCGGTACGACGATTGGTCAGTGGCGAAAGAAACTGGCTGAGCAGATAACCGTGGGCGGCGTGGATCTGGATGCCGGTGAATCCGGCTTTCTCGGCCAGTGCGGCGCTCTTGGCGAAACGTTGAATCACATCCTCGATGTCGTCCTCGCTCATCGGTTTGGGTTCGGCAAACATCTTCGAGAATGAACCCAAGTCCAGGGCAACCGCTGACGGTGCCAGCGCTTGCTGGCCCATGTTGGCGAAGGTCTGACGGCCGGGATGGTTGAGCTGCACCCAGACCTGCGCGCCGCCACTGCGGGCGATTTCGGCCCATTGGCGGAAACGCTCCAGATGCCGTTCGTCTTCCAGCACCACACCGCCAGGGCCGGTCATGGCCCGGCGGTCGATCATCACGTTACCGGTCAGCAGCAAACCGGCGCCGCCGTCGGCCCAGGCCTGGTACAGGCGGAACAACTCGCGGGACGGTGCCTGGTCACGATCCGCGAGGTTTTCTTCCATGGCGGCTTTGGCGATACGGTTGCCGACGGTCTGACCGTTGGGCAGATTCAAAATCTGGAAGGGCGACATTGCTTGACTCCTCATCAGTGATGGGGAGAGGCTAAGCTTAAAGTGAACTTTAATGTCAAGCAGGCACTTCGAGGCTGGAATGAAAATTGGTGAGTTGGCGCAACAGAGCGGGTTGAGCGCCTCGAGCATTCGTTTCTACGAGGCTCAGGGCCTGATTCCCAAAGTGGAACGGCTGGGCAATGGCTATCGGCGTTACCCGCCGCAAGTGCTGCAAACCCTGAATATTATTCGCTGCGCCCAGCAGGCTGGCTTCTCTCTCGAAGAACTCAAAAAGTTGCTGCCGGACGCCGCCACGGGCGAGTTCAATCAGGAAGAGCTGGTAGCGGGGCTGACGCGCAAGGTCGAGCAGATTGAAGCCATGCAGCAGCATCTGGCGCAGAGCAAGGCGCATTTGCTGGAGGTGATCGATGGCATCCACTCGCGGCCGGAAGGCATCAGTTGCATGGCGAATGCCGAACGGGTGCTGTCGTCGCTAAACCCATAGAGATTGGGTGATACCTGCGGCGTACAGATTTTGAAATGATTTCAGGCTGTAGGAAAAGTCATCTGAACCTGTACGCTTCAAGGCCTTTTTTCATTCAGGATTTGCATGAACACCCTCTCGGAGCCTCCCAGTTCGACTCAAAGAACCACGTTCCCTTCGCGCCACGGCGCGGTCTTGACGCACTCGCAGCATCCAGTCTTCCGACTACCGACTATCGTTGATGGCGCAGCCTTCGAGCTTTCGCGCCGCACATTGCCGTGTCCGGCAGCCTGAATTCACTGAAGAGAGATAGAGACAGAATATGGAATGGTTAGCGGATCCCACGGCATGGCTGGGCTTGTTGACACTGATCGTGCTGGAACTGGTGCTGGGTATCGACAACCTGGTGTTCATCGCGATCCTGGCGGACAAACTGCCGCCGCATCAGCGCGACCGCGCGCGAATCATCGGTTTGAGCCTGGCGCTGATCATGCGTCTTGGCCTGCTGGCGAGTATTTCCTGGCTGGTCACCCTCACGGCACCGTTGTTCGAAGTGTTCGGCAAGAGCTTCTCCGGCCGTGACCTGATCATGCTGTTCGGTGGTGTGTTCCTGTTGTTCAAGGCGACCATGGAGTTGCACGAACGGCTGGAAGGCCATATCGGCGAACGCTCGACCAACACCGCTTATGCGTTGTTCTGGCCTATCGTGGCGCAGATCGTCGTGCTCGATGCGGTGTTCTCCCTGGATGCGGTGATTACTGCCGTGGGCATGGTCGATGAACTGGCGGTGATGATGATCGCGGTGGTCGTGTCCATCGGTGTGATGATCGTTGCCAGCAAACCGTTGACCCGTTTCGTCAACGCGCACCCGACGGTGATCATGCTGTGTCTGGGCTTCCTGATGATGATCGGTTTCGCCCTGACCGCCGAAGGCCTGGGCTTCCACATACCGAAAGGTTATCTGTACGCCGCGATTGGTTTCTCGATCCTGATCGAGGTGTTCAACCAGATCGCCCGTGCCCGTCGCAAGCGTTCGATGCAGGGCTTGCGCCCGATGCGTGAGCGTACAGCCCACGCGGTAATGCGTTTGTTGGGCGGCCGGAAACTGGCGGTGGAAGAGGTGGGTGAAGAGATTTCCGACTTGCTGGATGATGGTCAGGCGCCAAGTGCGGAGTTGTTCGACCGTCGTGAGCGAGTGATGATCAGCGGCGTGCTGCAACTGGCCGAGCGACCGATCCGCGCCTTGATGACGGTACGTGCCGATGTCGATCACATTGATCTGGCTGACGATGCCGAGGCGATTCGTACGCGACTGATGCATTCGTCCTACTCGCGCCTGCCGCTGATTCGTAACGGTGCGGTGGATGAACCGCTGGGCTTCGTTCACAAGAAGGAGTTGCTCAAGGAGTATCTGGCCGGCAACGAGCCGAACCTTGAACACCTGGCGCGCAAGACAGTAAACCTGCTCGACAGCTATTCGATCCTCAACGCACTGGAGCAGATGCGCGCGGCATCGACCCACATCGCGTTCGTAGTGAACGAGTTCGGTGATTTTGTCGGCGTGCTGACCATGACCGACATTCTCGAATCGATCGCTGGCGAGTTGCCGGACGCCAGCGAAATCGCCGGTCCGGACGTGGTCGAAGAGCAGGGCGGCTTTGTGGTGAACGGCGCATTGAATCTGACACGGATTCGTCAGCGCACCGGTTTCACTGCCGAGCCGACCGAGGATTACCAGACCCTCGCCGGGTTGGTGATGAGTCTGCTGGATCGCCTGCCGATGAAAGGTGATCGACTGGAACATGAAGGTTGGGGCATGACCGTGATGGCGGTCGAAGAACGGCGGGTGACACGAGTGCTGTTGGTGCGTGAGGCCTGATGGCGTCACTGATGAAAGGTGTACCGGTCCTTGCCCGTATGCTTTGACTCATACAACGCTTCATCAGCCTTGATCAGGGCCTGGTTGAGGGTGTCACCGTCCTCGACCCGGGCCACGCCGATACTGATGGTCACCGGGTGCCGGGTCGGTTGCTCACGCACCACCCGGCATAACTCCCCGGCCAGCGCCTCGACATCTTCGCGGCGCACGCCGGCCAGATAAATCGCAAACTCTTCGCCACCCAATCGAGCGTACTCAAACGGTGCCATCACCTCTTTGATGTCTGCCGCGATTCGCTTGAGCACTTCATCGCCGATGTCGTGGCCGTACACATCATTCACTTTCTTGAAGTTGTCGATGTCGATCATCGCCAGGTAATGGTCGTGCTCGCGAGGTACCGCTTGCAGGCTCTTTTCGGCCCGGGTCATGAACGAGCGGCGGTTGGGGATTTCAGTCAGGGTGTCGTTGTAGGCTTGGTCCAGCAACAGCTTGGACATGATGTAGTTGTAAAGCTTTGTCTCGCGCAGTTTGAGGAAGGTGTAGATCGTCAGCGCACAGAGAAACACGCTGTAGGCAATGGTCATTACGCCTTTGAGTTCCAGCAGGCCGATTCCGGTCCCTATGAACGGATTGAGTATCAGCCAGGTGATGGCCTGCGCCGCGAAGAACGACCAGCGACTGAGCGGCAACACGGAGGCGCTGTACAGCGTGGTCGCCGCCGCGAGCACCAGCCAGATGCCATGAAACGCCAGAGGCAGGCCTTCGATCAGCAGCCGGATGCCCAGAGTGATGACGAACACGAAGGTCAGGTTCAGCCAGTCGAAGTGGCGGGCCTTGCGCGTGAACATCAGCACCACGGCGAGCACGGCAAATGCTGCGATGAAGATCATCGAGCGCCAGGTAAAGCCCTGATCCCCGAGGAAACTGACGATCAGGTCGAAGGCCAGCCAGATGCCCATGCTGGCCAGATAGATCAGCAGGCAGAACGAATGTAGCCGTTCGAACTCATGCTGGATGAACTCGCCCCATAGCTCGGCGGGCGCGGTTCGCTTCAGGACTTCGTCTTCAATGGTTTTGTACATTGCTGCCCGGATGCTTGCGCTGGTTGTCGAGAATCACCTGGCCCCACGGCCGATATCGCAGGGAAAACACTGCATTTTGATGACAGCCGGTCGAGGTCGCATCCGGGGTCGCCGGTTCGGCGCGGAACGGCTCACCGTCGCGGCTGACCTCGCGGAACGCTTCACGCACGATACCGACAGAGCAGGGCAGTGCGCTGGCATAACCATTTCGCACCAACACTGGCAGGCGTCCGGTGCCGGCGCCGTCCTGCCACCAGACTTGCGCACCTTCCGCTGTCAGATCTCCCAGCCATTGGGCGTTGACCGTCGGAGCAAGTTTGCCGGCACTGAAGGCGCTGACATGCAGCGGCGCATCCAGTTTTGCCGCGAAATCCTTCAGCTGACGCTGGAGCGTTGCCCGTCGATCGGCTGCCAGAAAGTGGAGGTCATCCAGTTCCAGTGGCAGATACCAGCCGTTGACCGGCAGTTTCCATTCCTGTCGCAGCTTCTGTTGTTGCGCCAGCGATTGCCCCAATTGCGCCTGCCAGTAGGCGCCGAGGCCGGCGCTGTCCAGTTCGTCGATGCGCGTGTAGTACGCCGGGTCCATCGACAGCCCGAGCACCAGTTGCAGACCTTGTTGTCCGGCGATTTTCAGGCTGTTGGCGAGCCAGCCGTTGGCACCGCCAAAGTCCGATTCGCCATACGCGGTCCACTGCACGATGACTGTTCGCGTGCCTTGTCTGGCAGTGTCCTGCCAGACTTTCTGCCATTGCGCCTGGGTCAGACCGGCATCGACATTCAGCGGCTGATAGAACACACGCTCGTCGGCCCGTGCAAGCGTGGCACCCATCAGCAGGCAGAAAAACAACATCCATCGAGCCATCAGAAATTCCACTCCACGCCCAGCAGCACACCGTTGCCGCCTTCATACAGATTGCCGCCCAGCGACTGTTGATATTCGGTGCGTACCGTGAGTTTCGAACGGTAGGCGTTGTAGCGATCTTCGTCGTACCACCATTGCCAGCGCAGACCGACACCGGTGCGCAGGTCCTGGCGCCAGTCGTTGCTCGGGTCCTGGCTGGCAAATTCGAGGAAGCCGTAAGGCATGATCGTCTGGGCGCCGCTGTTCGGCAGCTTCCAGGCATGCCCCTGCTGGAACCGCGACAGCCACTGGTGATCACCGGCCTTGGTCCACCAGGCGGCGTCGAGGTAGAGGAAACGTTCGTCCCAGTCGTTTTCGTCGACGCGCCAGTCGTTGCGGTACTTGCCCTGATCGAGGAACGAGGCAGTCGCGCGCAGCAGGTAGTCGGTGGTGGTGTGGCCGTCCTGGCGATGATCATTGACCTGATCCAGCAACTTCTCCGGCACCAGCATCTGGCCGAGGCTCAGGCTGTGGTTGTCGTCATCGTTGAACTGGCTCTGTTTGTAGATCTCACCGTAGAAGTTGATGTTCTGCGTGCCCCACGGCTTGTAGCGCAGGCCGACACCGGCGGCGAGGGATTCGGCGTAACTGGAGCGACCTTGTCCACCCAGCAGGACCCGGCCATACACCGAGAGCGTGCTGCCGGCGCGACTTGGTTCATCGCCGAGGGCGTGATCCCACATCGCCAGTTGCACGTTTTGCGAGTCGGCACGGCGGTTTGAACCCTTGCTTTCGTCAGGTCGGACGAAGTCATTGGTTGAAACCCCGGCTGGAGACCAGGTGCTGGCAATCGTCCGGCTGTCACGGCGGGAGAGGGTTTCATGGGCGCGGCGCTGACGGTAACGACGCGCTTCCATGCTGCC
The sequence above is a segment of the Pseudomonas sp. HS6 genome. Coding sequences within it:
- a CDS encoding NADH:flavin oxidoreductase/NADH oxidase family protein: MSPFQILNLPNGQTVGNRIAKAAMEENLADRDQAPSRELFRLYQAWADGGAGLLLTGNVMIDRRAMTGPGGVVLEDERHLERFRQWAEIARSGGAQVWVQLNHPGRQTFANMGQQALAPSAVALDLGSFSKMFAEPKPMSEDDIEDVIQRFAKSAALAEKAGFTGIQIHAAHGYLLSQFLSPLTNRRTDRWGGSLENRARLLLSVIEAVRQAVSPQFCVAVKLNSADFQRGGFDTDDARQVIEWLNEQPIDLLELSGGSYEAPAMQGEARDGRTLAREAFFLEMASELASVARMPVMVTGGIRRLPVVEQVLDSGIDMAGIATALAIEPNLVKHWREGRHSEPQLPPIRWKRKPLAALANMAVVRFQMARLSRGRKPHPEVSALWALIRDRLYLSRRTRQYRQAMDV
- a CDS encoding MerR family transcriptional regulator — translated: MKIGELAQQSGLSASSIRFYEAQGLIPKVERLGNGYRRYPPQVLQTLNIIRCAQQAGFSLEELKKLLPDAATGEFNQEELVAGLTRKVEQIEAMQQHLAQSKAHLLEVIDGIHSRPEGISCMANAERVLSSLNP
- a CDS encoding TerC family protein, whose translation is MEWLADPTAWLGLLTLIVLELVLGIDNLVFIAILADKLPPHQRDRARIIGLSLALIMRLGLLASISWLVTLTAPLFEVFGKSFSGRDLIMLFGGVFLLFKATMELHERLEGHIGERSTNTAYALFWPIVAQIVVLDAVFSLDAVITAVGMVDELAVMMIAVVVSIGVMIVASKPLTRFVNAHPTVIMLCLGFLMMIGFALTAEGLGFHIPKGYLYAAIGFSILIEVFNQIARARRKRSMQGLRPMRERTAHAVMRLLGGRKLAVEEVGEEISDLLDDGQAPSAELFDRRERVMISGVLQLAERPIRALMTVRADVDHIDLADDAEAIRTRLMHSSYSRLPLIRNGAVDEPLGFVHKKELLKEYLAGNEPNLEHLARKTVNLLDSYSILNALEQMRAASTHIAFVVNEFGDFVGVLTMTDILESIAGELPDASEIAGPDVVEEQGGFVVNGALNLTRIRQRTGFTAEPTEDYQTLAGLVMSLLDRLPMKGDRLEHEGWGMTVMAVEERRVTRVLLVREA
- a CDS encoding GGDEF domain-containing protein, which translates into the protein MYKTIEDEVLKRTAPAELWGEFIQHEFERLHSFCLLIYLASMGIWLAFDLIVSFLGDQGFTWRSMIFIAAFAVLAVVLMFTRKARHFDWLNLTFVFVITLGIRLLIEGLPLAFHGIWLVLAAATTLYSASVLPLSRWSFFAAQAITWLILNPFIGTGIGLLELKGVMTIAYSVFLCALTIYTFLKLRETKLYNYIMSKLLLDQAYNDTLTEIPNRRSFMTRAEKSLQAVPREHDHYLAMIDIDNFKKVNDVYGHDIGDEVLKRIAADIKEVMAPFEYARLGGEEFAIYLAGVRREDVEALAGELCRVVREQPTRHPVTISIGVARVEDGDTLNQALIKADEALYESKHTGKDRYTFHQ
- a CDS encoding DUF4434 family protein, with protein sequence MARWMLFFCLLMGATLARADERVFYQPLNVDAGLTQAQWQKVWQDTARQGTRTVIVQWTAYGESDFGGANGWLANSLKIAGQQGLQLVLGLSMDPAYYTRIDELDSAGLGAYWQAQLGQSLAQQQKLRQEWKLPVNGWYLPLELDDLHFLAADRRATLQRQLKDFAAKLDAPLHVSAFSAGKLAPTVNAQWLGDLTAEGAQVWWQDGAGTGRLPVLVRNGYASALPCSVGIVREAFREVSRDGEPFRAEPATPDATSTGCHQNAVFSLRYRPWGQVILDNQRKHPGSNVQNH